The DNA segment CGGGTCATTCCAAGGGCTCGTCACGACCGCGATGCTAACATGATTGGCGATTCCGCGTTTCCCCACCGACTAACCCATCAGGCGCGGTTACGAATGCGTTAATTCTTTTCATTACAAGACATTGCCGATCAGACCACCCGTCGGTAGGAGTACCACTCCTCGCCGGCAGGCAGGCGGCGGATCAGCCGCTGGATCGCCCCGGCGATGTCGCTTCGCGACCCCGGCGACAGCACCTGGTAGCGTCGCCGCCCAGACGGCACGCATTCCACACAGATCCGACCCGCGGGGGTGTCCACGATCGCCACCGTGGAATCGCCGACGACGAGGCGCGCCATGGCTTCCGGCCCGACCCCGGCTTGCAGCGCCACGATGGCCGCATGCGCGGAGCGCGCGGGATCGGCGGCCAGGGTAACCAGCTGCAGCTGGTCGACGTCCAGGCGCTGGCTGAGCAGAAACGATCGCAGCCCTTCGGGGTCACGCACCGAGTGCAGGAGTTCCTCGGCGTCCACGGTGACCGGCCGCAGCGGCGCCGCCTCGGCGACACCGCACAGCCGCTCGACCTGACCCACCACGAGCTCGCTGGCCGCGGCCTCGTCGCTGGCGACGCCGGCCGGGTAAAGCCGCACCAGCTCACCGTGGCGCTCCAACACCACCCACCAGGTGGCGAACCGGCAGATGGCCGCCCGGGTCGGCTCGCCGCCCGGCACGCCGATGGTGACCAGCAACCCCAGGTCGCGTCGCATGAGCACGGTGAGCCATTCGCGGATCATCGGGTCGGCGTTGCCGGCCTCGTCGAGCGCGCCAACAGCCGCCAGCTCGGCGGCCATCGGGTGACGCAGTGCCCGTTCGGCGGTGTCCAACCGCGGCAGCAGCGGCCGCAACCCCAGCTCCGGGCAGGTCTGTTCCACCCCGGTCACCGCCTGCAACACCCACAGGCCGTCCACCGTCGTCGTCAGCATGTCGCCTTCACCTCGCCCGGCTACCCACAAGCAGAAGGTGGGGCACACGCGCGGATCCGCGCGTGTGCCCCACCTTGACTCGGGCCACCGGTCGCGTGGCCGGACCTAGAACAGGCCCGCGATGGCCTGGTCGGTGCCGATCGCGTTGTCCAGCACGTGGCCCGTGGTCTGCCCGTGCTGACCCACCGTTTCGATGAGCCCCTGCAGCCCCGACAGCATTTGCGCTTGCGCTTCAAAGAACCCTTGGGCACCGTGGCCGGCGAAAAACTCTTGCAGCGCATTCGTCTTATTCGCGGTATCGGCGTGAATCTCGAGCAACTGGCCCGCCCGCGAGCCCACGTCCGTCGCGAAGTCGGAAACGGCTCCCGGGTTATAGGTGATCTGGTCTGACATGGTGAATTTCCTTTCCGAAGCGAGATGTCAACTGGGGTACGGGCCGGTCAGGATCCGTGGCCGCCGCCGAACAGGGCCTGAAACGCCGCCTGCGAGTCCGCCTCGTGTCCTTCCATGAGCGCCGCGGCCTGGACGAGGCCCTCGGCCAGCCGGGTGCCTCCCGTCAGCACCTTGTTCAACTCGTTGGTGATCTCGGTGGCGGTGACGTGTGAGGCCACGACACCGGCCCCAGACCAGGTGGCCGGGTTCATCACGTTTTCCTGGTTAGCCAGATACCCCCGGGCAATGCCTATGGCGTGCTCCATATTCGCCTGGATATCGTGGGCGGTGCTGCGCAGCATCTGCGGTGTTACCTGGATGGTGTTATCTGCCACGGGGACTTATTCCTTACTACTAGTCGTTTCGCCCTGTGCAGGCCGGGCATGAGGCGAAGTGTATGGGTGCTGTGTCGACCTGTCGATTCACCCTGTGCCGGGGCCCGGCCTTACCGGTTACCGCCGGTCGTCGACGACCCGCACCGTTGCGGGCCGTTCGGCCTTGCCGTGCGAACCTCGGGGGCCTCCCCCCGCATAACCCACCGGCATGCCCCCGACGGGGGTGCCGCCGGCCGTTGTGGTCGGCGCGCGCAGCGTCTCGGCGCCCAACGCCCCGCTGGGCCGCAGCCCCACCGGTCGGCCGCTGGTGCCGGATTCGAAGGCGCTGACGGGGCGGGTAAAGCTGGTCGCGGGTACGCCCGCGCCGCCCAGGGAGGCGCCTCCGCCGCCCGCACCGACTTCGGTCGCCGCGGCCGAGAGCCCGCCGGCCGCCGAAGCCGCCGAGGCGCCGGGGGCCGCCGCGCCCATGCCTAAAGCTCCGGGGCTGGCGAACATGCCCATCATCGACTGCAGCGGCTGCATGGCGTTCATCGGTGCCTGCATCATTCCCGCGGGGGCCTGCAGCGCCTGCGGGACCGCCCCCATCATCGACTGCATGGGCTGCATCAGGCCGCCGAGCTGATTCCCGAAGTTTTCACCGGCCGCCGTTGATTGACCGGCGCCGGTGGTGCTGGCCTGCACACCCTGGTAGGCCGAGCGCATCCCGTCGCCGGCCGCGGTCTCGGCCACCGCCTGGCCGACCGCGGTGGCCGCCTGCGTCGGCGCCGCCGGCGAGGCGCTCATTGCCGCGACCGGCGGGGGAATCGCCAGGCTCTCGGCCAAAGCGGCCAGGACCCCACCGTAAGTGGCGCCGACCGCGGCGTTGTTCGGCCACATCACCCCGAAGTACTCGACGTCCAGCGAGACGATCCGTGGGGTCAGCGTCCACAGCACGCTCGGGTTGATGGCATTGTCGACGCCCCACTCGTCGCGGTTCGCCATGCACTCCGGGGCCGGGCGCATGGCGGCATTGGCCGTCTCGAACGCCGCGATCGCGGCCGACACCACGGCCGGCTTGACGTCCACCCAGCCCGCCAGCCCGTGCAGCGAGGCGTTGAGCATGGTGGCGTTGGTGGCCGATGCCGCCGACCCGATGCCCTGCCAGCCCGCCGCGGTGGCGGCGGTGTTGATCGCCGACGCGACACCGGAGGCATGGTGGCTGGCACCCAAGGTTGTCCAGGCGGTCTGGTTAGCCAGGTGGGTTCCCACCCCGGTCCCGGCCTTGAGCAGCAGGTCGTTGGCCTCGGGTGTCCGCGCGGCCCACCCAGGGTCAGGCATGCGTCGCTAACCTAGCGCCTGTGCCGCCGCGCGTGCCGCCTCGGTGGCCACGTACACGCCCGACGCGAGGCCCTGCGTGCCGGCGAACAATCCGCGCTGGGCGGCGTGCTCGGCGACCACGCCCAGGTAGCCGGCGCCGCACGCGTTGAGCGCCGCGGAGAACATCGCCGAGTCGGGGTCACCACCCATCGGCGTCGTTCCGAGCAGCGCCGGCGCCGCGGCCGCCGCCGCGGCTTCGGTTTCCGCGCTGATCGCCGACTCCGCGGCCGCCGATGCCAAAACCGCTTCCGGCTGCACAGACCAAACCATTGTTGCCCCTCCGATTGCTTCTGCAATGCAAGTAATGGTCGCTCAGTGTAGTGCGAGTCGGCCGATCGCGTGTTCACAAGCCGGACATCCACACCCTTGACGGCGTCAATCTCGCCGAGCACATGCCGCGGAAGGGTAGTGGGTCTTCCCTCCTATCGCACCCGTCCCACGCGTTCCAGCGCGTCAGGGGTCTGCGATATGCCCGCCTACACGCGACAACCGTGGCTGACGGGCACCTGTCAACGAGAGTGTTATTTCTTGTCGTGCGGTAGCCGGCAGCCGGTGTAGCCGGAGACGACGAGGTTGCCGCGGTAGGCGATCTTGATGAATATCCCGGTGGGTCCGGAAAACCACACGTCATGGTTGCCGGGCTGGTCTTTGATCACCTGCATGTCGGTGGCGTCGAGCTTGGCGGCGGCCGCCTTGGCCGCCTCCACGATCGTGGCCCAGTCCGTCTCGGAGACCGGTACCCGGACGGCGACTTGGTCGGGCAGAAAGTATCGCTTACCGTCGGTTTGCTCGTAGGGCTGTTGACAGTTGCCGGTCGAGCCCTCGTGTGGTGTCTCCCAGGTTATCGAGGGAATGAGTTTGCTTGCTGCCGCGGTGATTTCGTTCATGGCGTCTTGCACCTGGACCTTGGTGTCCTCAAAGGAGGGCAGGGCTTTGAGCTCTTCGAGGGCTTGTGCGGCCTCACCGGGTGGGGTGGGCGGGTAGGGCTGGTACACGTGGCATCCTGTCGCGGCTAGAGCGGTGGCGATGATCGCGGCGCCGAGGAGTCTCCGGCGGCCGCCGTGGGAACGGTTTCTTTTCGGGCTCGTGTTCATTGTCCGCGGATCGCCTGGTCGCCCAGCCCGGCGACGACGGCGGCGATGTTGTACCCGGTGGTGCGGGGCAGGTTGTTGCTGCCCGGGCGGGGGTAGTCGCTGTGGCCGTGCGCGCCCTCCAGGTTCAGGGTGCCGCCGTGGCCGTCGGACACGGTGGCCGGCCCGGTTGCCAGGCGGGTGAAGTGGGGGTTGGTCGCCGGGTTCGGCCCGAAGTCTCCGGTACCGGTTGCGTCGGCGCCGAACCCGAGGATCTGGGCGAGCCCGGACGGCAGGCTGTGCACCAGGGTTTTGCCGTCATAGGTCCATTGGATGGGGTCGTCGGGGGTTTCCATGGCGTAGACGTGGCCGGGCCCCAGTTGCAGCTGCCGGGGCGTGGCCGCTTCGATGCCGGGGGAGCCGTAAAACAGCGCGTCGCTGACGCCGTGGTTGCCGGGTTCTTGCAGGGCCAGCCCGGTGGTCAGCGAGCCGTAGGAGTGCCCAATCGCGGTCAGATGAGCCGGGGTGCCCTGATGGGCGGCGCCCAGCCCGTCGTAGAAGCGGGCCAGATTTTGGGCGCCGGCCTGGGCCAGGTCGTCGTGGCTGACGTCCCAGCCGCCCGCCAGCGACTTGCCCAGGTCATCCCAGCCAGGGATCTGGGGCGCGTCATAGCCAATCCACGCGATCGCCGACACCGTGTCATGCTCGTGCCCCGGCGTGACGCTCAATTGCCTTAACGCCTCGGTCCTCAGGTTGGTCGCCTCCTCGGTCATGCTGGCTATGCTGCCGTGCACGGTGGTGTTCAGGCCGGGGGCGGTGACCGAGACGTGGGTGGCGGTGTCGGGGTCGCCGACCGCGATGGCGGCGCGGGCCTGACGGCCGTTCTTGGTGTCCAACAGCAGCAGCCTTCTCTCCGGGTTACCGGTGATGGCCCGATCGACCGCCCGCAGATCGGGAAGGGAGTTTGCCCGGCCACGGGCGTCGTCGTATCGGCGCTGCCAGGCCTCATAGGCCAGGCGGTCGTCGAAGATTGCGCCCGGCTCGTTGGGGTGCGGAATGTTTTCCCCCGCCGCCCAGTCGGGGTGCTGGGCCCGCAGCGCGTCGGCCTGTGCCGCGGCGGTTTGGGCGCGCGCCAGTTCGTCGGCAAGCGTCAGCCGGTTGTAGTGATCCCGGTCGGCTGCGGGCATCCCATCGTGGTTGCCGATGTAGTGGTCCTGGCTGTACAGCCAGTCCTTCTCCGCCGGAGTCAGCCGGTTCCACAGCTCGGCAAACCGCCTGGGATCCTCCGGTAGCGGCTGCGACAGCGGCGGCCGAATGGGCGACTCGGCCGGCGATTGC comes from the Mycobacterium shinjukuense genome and includes:
- a CDS encoding ESX secretion-associated protein EspG; this encodes MLTTTVDGLWVLQAVTGVEQTCPELGLRPLLPRLDTAERALRHPMAAELAAVGALDEAGNADPMIREWLTVLMRRDLGLLVTIGVPGGEPTRAAICRFATWWVVLERHGELVRLYPAGVASDEAAASELVVGQVERLCGVAEAAPLRPVTVDAEELLHSVRDPEGLRSFLLSQRLDVDQLQLVTLAADPARSAHAAIVALQAGVGPEAMARLVVGDSTVAIVDTPAGRICVECVPSGRRRYQVLSPGSRSDIAGAIQRLIRRLPAGEEWYSYRRVV
- a CDS encoding WXG100 family type VII secretion target, which encodes MLRSTAHDIQANMEHAIGIARGYLANQENVMNPATWSGAGVVASHVTATEITNELNKVLTGGTRLAEGLVQAAALMEGHEADSQAAFQALFGGGHGS
- a CDS encoding LppA family lipoprotein yields the protein MYQPYPPTPPGEAAQALEELKALPSFEDTKVQVQDAMNEITAAASKLIPSITWETPHEGSTGNCQQPYEQTDGKRYFLPDQVAVRVPVSETDWATIVEAAKAAAAKLDATDMQVIKDQPGNHDVWFSGPTGIFIKIAYRGNLVVSGYTGCRLPHDKK
- a CDS encoding putative alpha/beta hydrolase, whose product is MRLRHISVPLLIGEAGGDPWAINNSLQAGRPAQISDLAQAFYDAGRCTTEASAAFDQARRRFEAAWNRENGDHPINDSAEVQRVAKSMGLQAVQLPRIAVDLETIAAALAQAQRSASGQIATLEAKLQRLDDEIGEALELEKNPHLTAADRSALDALISALEQQAIDDTKAAVGQLQSIRNGYSDILQDSLITLRIDGYDPAVIDALDAAQSPAESPIRPPLSQPLPEDPRRFAELWNRLTPAEKDWLYSQDHYIGNHDGMPAADRDHYNRLTLADELARAQTAAAQADALRAQHPDWAAGENIPHPNEPGAIFDDRLAYEAWQRRYDDARGRANSLPDLRAVDRAITGNPERRLLLLDTKNGRQARAAIAVGDPDTATHVSVTAPGLNTTVHGSIASMTEEATNLRTEALRQLSVTPGHEHDTVSAIAWIGYDAPQIPGWDDLGKSLAGGWDVSHDDLAQAGAQNLARFYDGLGAAHQGTPAHLTAIGHSYGSLTTGLALQEPGNHGVSDALFYGSPGIEAATPRQLQLGPGHVYAMETPDDPIQWTYDGKTLVHSLPSGLAQILGFGADATGTGDFGPNPATNPHFTRLATGPATVSDGHGGTLNLEGAHGHSDYPRPGSNNLPRTTGYNIAAVVAGLGDQAIRGQ
- a CDS encoding PPE family protein produces the protein MPDPGWAARTPEANDLLLKAGTGVGTHLANQTAWTTLGASHHASGVASAINTAATAAGWQGIGSAASATNATMLNASLHGLAGWVDVKPAVVSAAIAAFETANAAMRPAPECMANRDEWGVDNAINPSVLWTLTPRIVSLDVEYFGVMWPNNAAVGATYGGVLAALAESLAIPPPVAAMSASPAAPTQAATAVGQAVAETAAGDGMRSAYQGVQASTTGAGQSTAAGENFGNQLGGLMQPMQSMMGAVPQALQAPAGMMQAPMNAMQPLQSMMGMFASPGALGMGAAAPGASAASAAGGLSAAATEVGAGGGGASLGGAGVPATSFTRPVSAFESGTSGRPVGLRPSGALGAETLRAPTTTAGGTPVGGMPVGYAGGGPRGSHGKAERPATVRVVDDRR
- a CDS encoding WXG100 family type VII secretion target, with the translated sequence MSDQITYNPGAVSDFATDVGSRAGQLLEIHADTANKTNALQEFFAGHGAQGFFEAQAQMLSGLQGLIETVGQHGQTTGHVLDNAIGTDQAIAGLF